From the Bacteroidota bacterium genome, one window contains:
- a CDS encoding T9SS type A sorting domain-containing protein — MRSILLSLLIIGCHYIGLSQNQSIFPPATSWKNCYGGSNNDKGYSIRQTPDGGFIVTGSTLSNDIQVTGNYGSFDIWLVKLNALGVIEWQKNIGGSSADIGNDVWPTADGGYILGATTSSNNYDISGSKGLSDYVLIKTDASGQIQWSKNYGGTDKEQLINIYPTIDGGYILGGYSNSNDVDVSNNNGSSDIWLVKTDSTGNLQWQKCYGGSQAEFSSGIQQSSNGMYFAGGTTYSNDSDITLNKGGSDYWVLRLWNTSGIAWQYTYGGSYDEIMHGFTQNTALGYVMCGSSLSNDGDVSGHVGPHGLAGTTDAWMCKLTNTGMLQWQDSYGGGDNETGANVSQDSDSGYVFCGWSNSPLPNTAPNKGGYDNYLLKSAKNGNRLWSLSLGGSDNETANAIEVTADSGYALIGSTYSNDLDVTGNHGLQDIWIVRFGQQIPNAIPAEEKINLAMTYPNPAVDFTQIMIGEPLRKRVDEVRIYDVNAVLIETIYTAGAHAAIVNRSGKKPGLYFYQLIGGDTKIASGKIIFE, encoded by the coding sequence ATGCGCTCAATTTTATTAAGTCTTCTGATTATTGGTTGTCATTATATTGGTTTATCTCAAAATCAATCTATTTTTCCTCCTGCTACTTCGTGGAAAAATTGCTACGGAGGTAGCAATAATGATAAGGGCTATTCAATAAGGCAGACCCCTGATGGCGGTTTTATTGTTACCGGATCAACACTAAGCAACGACATTCAGGTAACTGGCAACTATGGTAGTTTCGATATATGGCTGGTAAAGCTAAATGCACTAGGTGTAATTGAATGGCAAAAAAACATAGGTGGTTCATCAGCCGATATAGGTAACGATGTGTGGCCTACGGCCGATGGCGGCTACATTCTAGGAGCAACTACTTCGAGCAACAATTATGATATTTCAGGGTCAAAAGGCTTATCGGATTATGTATTAATTAAAACAGACGCAAGCGGACAAATACAATGGTCTAAAAATTATGGAGGCACAGACAAAGAGCAACTAATAAATATCTATCCAACTATTGATGGGGGATATATACTTGGCGGTTATTCCAACTCAAACGATGTTGATGTAAGTAATAATAACGGCAGTAGCGATATTTGGCTTGTAAAAACCGACAGCACAGGAAATTTGCAATGGCAAAAATGTTATGGAGGATCGCAAGCTGAATTTAGTTCAGGCATTCAACAATCATCAAATGGGATGTATTTTGCAGGTGGAACTACCTATTCGAATGACAGTGATATTACCTTAAATAAAGGTGGAAGCGATTATTGGGTCTTGCGCTTATGGAATACAAGTGGCATTGCATGGCAATACACCTATGGTGGTAGCTATGACGAAATTATGCATGGCTTTACCCAAAACACGGCATTGGGATATGTAATGTGTGGCAGCTCGCTGAGTAATGATGGAGATGTTAGCGGACATGTAGGCCCGCATGGGCTGGCAGGCACAACCGATGCATGGATGTGTAAACTTACCAATACGGGTATGTTGCAGTGGCAAGATAGTTATGGTGGTGGAGATAATGAAACCGGTGCCAATGTTTCGCAAGATAGTGATAGTGGTTATGTATTCTGCGGCTGGAGCAATTCACCTTTGCCTAATACTGCACCTAATAAAGGTGGCTATGATAATTACCTACTCAAGTCTGCAAAAAATGGAAACCGACTATGGTCGCTTTCTTTAGGAGGCAGCGATAATGAAACAGCTAATGCCATTGAAGTAACCGCAGATTCTGGCTATGCACTGATAGGAAGCACGTACTCAAACGATTTAGATGTTACAGGAAATCATGGCTTGCAAGATATATGGATAGTACGATTTGGACAACAAATTCCTAATGCGATACCGGCTGAGGAAAAAATTAATCTGGCCATGACCTATCCTAACCCTGCTGTAGATTTTACACAGATAATGATAGGAGAACCCTTGCGTAAGCGCGTAGACGAAGTTCGTATTTATGACGTCAACGCAGTTTTAATAGAAACTATTTATACCGCAGGGGCACACGCAGCTATAGTTAACAGGTCAGGTAAAAAACCGGGGCTTTACTTTTATCAACTAATTGGAGGTGATACAAAAATTGCATCCGGCAAAATTATTTTTGAATAA
- a CDS encoding peptidoglycan-binding protein, with the protein MNYPNQIIKKGSTLKSAVKAIQLRLKELGYLSDTADGVFGNNTSTAVKLFQAQHVDQQGVSLKADGSVGAITWAVLFGVEKTPVTTTADSQLGEEIVRIAKKEVGKMEKPAGSNSGPDIKKYFDSVDIAQGYAWCVCFTYWCINQACANIGVTNKMPRTAGVLAHWNTTKAKKILAADAKNNPSLVKPGQFFMMKMGRVTGHTGIVTAVSGGFIECIEGNTNDGGSREGVGVFARKRKIADINLGFIEYKK; encoded by the coding sequence ATGAATTATCCAAATCAAATTATTAAAAAAGGCAGTACCCTTAAAAGTGCAGTTAAAGCAATTCAGTTACGTTTAAAAGAGTTGGGTTATCTTAGTGACACGGCCGATGGAGTATTTGGCAACAATACATCCACAGCAGTTAAGCTGTTTCAGGCGCAGCACGTAGATCAGCAAGGAGTATCGTTAAAAGCAGATGGCTCTGTGGGTGCAATTACCTGGGCTGTTTTGTTTGGTGTAGAAAAAACTCCGGTAACAACTACAGCCGACAGCCAACTGGGCGAAGAAATTGTTCGGATAGCAAAAAAGGAGGTAGGTAAAATGGAAAAGCCAGCTGGAAGCAACAGCGGCCCTGATATAAAAAAATATTTTGATAGCGTAGATATAGCTCAGGGATATGCTTGGTGTGTGTGCTTTACGTATTGGTGTATTAATCAGGCATGCGCCAATATTGGAGTTACCAACAAGATGCCTCGCACAGCAGGTGTGCTCGCGCATTGGAATACCACCAAGGCAAAAAAAATACTTGCTGCCGATGCAAAAAATAATCCTTCTTTAGTAAAGCCGGGGCAGTTTTTTATGATGAAGATGGGCAGAGTGACAGGGCATACCGGAATTGTAACCGCTGTTAGTGGCGGATTTATTGAATGTATTGAAGGCAATACGAATGATGGCGGCAGTCGCGAGGGCGTGGGTGTTTTTGCGCGTAAGCGTAAGATTGCAGATATCAATCTTGGTTTTATCGAGTACAAAAAGTAA
- a CDS encoding MBOAT family protein: MLFNSLEFFIFFPVVTLLFYLLPHAYRWVMLLFASCYFYMSFIPEYILVLFATIIIDYLAGILLVSSTRYRKTWLVISVVATCLVLIIFKYYNFFTQTVIELLGNFSIKYDAPYSALALPIGLSFHTFQSLSYVIEVYRGRQNAERHFGIYALYVMFYPQLVTGPIERPYNLLNQLRKKISYNYDNLANGLRLILFGLVTKMVVADNMAIYVDQLYEQPGTYHALSVAACLMLYALQIYCDFYGYSTIALGTALAMGYNLMDNFKQPYFSQSIGEFWQRWHISLSSWFRDYVYIPLGGNKTSIWIWIRNILFVFALSGLWHGANTTFIIWGLAHGACYLIESFVKLKYGLANNQSASIRIIGKGLRMAKTFITVTLIWVFFRAVSMDEAWQIFASLKNNWHTGEGLPIPMTVWFYILGFVVLELLMGNKRFDAWCGALPLVVRWCLYSLLIFVAVAYSGVHAIPFIYFQF, encoded by the coding sequence ATGCTGTTTAACTCGCTTGAGTTTTTTATTTTCTTTCCGGTTGTAACACTGCTGTTTTACTTGTTACCTCATGCTTATAGATGGGTCATGTTGCTTTTCGCTTCCTGTTACTTTTATATGTCTTTTATTCCGGAGTACATCCTCGTATTATTTGCAACTATTATCATCGACTATTTGGCCGGAATACTCTTAGTAAGTTCAACGCGCTACCGAAAGACCTGGCTGGTCATTAGTGTTGTAGCTACTTGTCTGGTCTTAATAATTTTTAAGTACTATAATTTTTTTACTCAAACAGTTATTGAGCTGTTAGGCAATTTTTCGATTAAGTACGATGCCCCGTATTCAGCATTGGCGCTGCCAATTGGTTTATCGTTTCATACATTTCAAAGTTTGAGTTATGTTATTGAAGTGTATCGTGGCCGGCAAAATGCCGAACGGCATTTTGGAATCTATGCATTGTATGTAATGTTTTATCCGCAATTGGTAACCGGCCCTATCGAGCGGCCTTACAATTTATTGAATCAGCTTCGAAAAAAAATATCGTATAACTACGATAATCTGGCTAATGGATTGCGTTTAATCTTGTTTGGACTTGTTACCAAAATGGTGGTGGCTGACAACATGGCTATATACGTTGATCAGTTATATGAGCAACCCGGTACTTACCATGCATTAAGTGTTGCTGCCTGCTTGATGCTTTATGCCTTGCAGATATATTGTGATTTCTATGGCTACAGCACCATTGCTCTTGGCACTGCCTTAGCCATGGGATATAACTTGATGGATAATTTTAAGCAGCCATATTTTTCGCAATCCATTGGCGAGTTCTGGCAGCGTTGGCACATTTCGCTCAGCTCCTGGTTTCGTGATTATGTATATATTCCCCTTGGTGGAAACAAAACTTCTATTTGGATTTGGATACGTAATATACTTTTTGTTTTTGCTTTAAGTGGGTTGTGGCATGGAGCTAACACTACATTTATTATATGGGGACTGGCACATGGCGCATGTTATCTAATCGAATCCTTTGTTAAACTTAAGTATGGGTTGGCAAATAATCAATCTGCAAGCATTCGCATTATTGGTAAAGGATTACGTATGGCTAAAACCTTTATTACGGTTACACTCATATGGGTATTTTTTAGAGCAGTAAGTATGGATGAGGCATGGCAAATATTTGCTTCGCTAAAAAATAACTGGCATACCGGTGAGGGCTTACCTATACCTATGACTGTTTGGTTTTATATACTGGGCTTTGTAGTGCTTGAATTACTTATGGGCAACAAAAGGTTTGATGCTTGGTGTGGTGCATTGCCTTTGGTTGTAAGATGGTGCTTGTATTCATTGCTCATATTTGTCGCAGTTGCATATTCAGGTGTTCATGCTATACCATTTATTTATTTTCAATTCTAA
- a CDS encoding DUF4407 domain-containing protein codes for MKKFFWFCSGANIVLLQRAPTEHNKYQGIGATVFFTGLFAVISGGYALYYIFNDAISIWRISAGLIFGLIWGAMIFNLDRYIVSSMKKNSNFWNEIKLALPRIILATIIAFVISKPLELQIFHTSIEYELELMKQQELKAQEDALTNRFRLQIASLSNEISGLKNEIDSKANYRNQLDEVARREADGSGGTMKRGAATIYNLKKGDAIKAQAELENASNKNQPLILSKQKEKDILLTLVDSLKSTVKRGSFDGFDKRLAALGNISAKNNTIAMASLMVMLLFIAIELAPVLVKLLSGRGPYDELLEMEEHKFEMLCMEQMATLNQATYEKLQITIETGNQALQDELESNKELMKEIHVAKKELTKEMVNAWKQEELSNIRLKQPRRKVAEV; via the coding sequence TTGAAAAAGTTTTTTTGGTTTTGTTCAGGAGCAAATATAGTCCTGCTACAACGTGCGCCCACCGAACACAACAAGTACCAAGGTATAGGTGCCACGGTTTTTTTTACGGGCTTGTTCGCAGTTATATCAGGAGGCTATGCATTGTATTATATTTTTAACGATGCCATATCTATTTGGCGCATTAGTGCCGGGTTAATCTTTGGACTTATTTGGGGCGCCATGATTTTCAATCTTGATCGATACATCGTATCAAGCATGAAAAAGAATAGCAATTTTTGGAACGAAATAAAATTAGCCCTCCCACGAATCATACTAGCCACCATTATCGCATTTGTAATATCGAAACCTTTAGAATTGCAGATTTTTCACACGTCCATAGAATATGAGTTGGAGTTAATGAAACAGCAGGAATTAAAAGCGCAGGAAGATGCGCTTACCAATCGCTTTCGATTGCAGATTGCCTCATTATCAAATGAAATTTCCGGATTAAAAAATGAAATAGACAGTAAGGCCAACTATCGAAACCAGCTGGATGAGGTGGCACGAAGAGAAGCTGATGGTAGTGGTGGAACCATGAAAAGAGGTGCAGCTACAATCTATAACTTAAAAAAAGGAGATGCTATAAAAGCCCAGGCTGAACTGGAAAATGCTTCTAACAAAAATCAACCGCTAATACTTAGTAAACAAAAAGAAAAAGACATCCTGCTAACTTTAGTTGACAGTTTAAAATCAACCGTAAAACGAGGTTCATTTGATGGATTTGATAAACGCCTTGCTGCCCTGGGCAACATTTCGGCTAAGAATAATACCATAGCCATGGCCAGCCTGATGGTGATGCTTTTATTTATCGCCATAGAACTAGCTCCTGTATTAGTTAAACTTCTATCGGGCAGAGGTCCATATGACGAACTGCTCGAAATGGAAGAGCATAAATTTGAAATGCTATGCATGGAGCAGATGGCAACGCTTAATCAAGCGACTTATGAAAAATTGCAAATCACTATTGAAACCGGTAATCAAGCCCTGCAAGACGAACTTGAAAGCAATAAAGAGCTGATGAAAGAAATACATGTAGCAAAAAAAGAGCTCACTAAAGAAATGGTCAATGCATGGAAACAGGAGGAACTAAGCAACATACGATTGAAACAACCTCGTAGAAAGGTAGCTGAAGTTTGA
- a CDS encoding membrane dipeptidase, which translates to MNAFVDLHCHPTLKPYGQSFTKKQKGNSSDINDRNSVWYYDPPTVSDKLLNYLATLTRFSQANFQALCYGNVGIICASLYPIEIGFFKNKLPQGAVRREVNNFVTGVGDSRVEQVIKTNDYFTDLEQEYKFLQQLDGQIFTIDSQDYQYKLISSYDDLNSIQAQTDNIFTVCVLLSIEGGHAFGCGIPGKNANKKVVLANVAKVKSWQHRPLFIAIGHHFYNELCGHPKSLTGILGKVCDQSVGMNEGITPLGYEVISLLLDNKNQQRILIDIKHMSILARNQYYQLLRQEYAGQNIPILVSHGGVTGIPSNTSNWFLNESINFDDTDLLEIARSNGLFGIQLDERRIGSEQELKKTRGEISRKKILYNWARLVWRQIQHIAELLDRNNMFAWGIQCIGSDFDGIVNPINGYWTEEEMQFLDDYLLKHAYNFINNPNSLRNDYNILSAEMIVNLVMYENASSFIRKNY; encoded by the coding sequence ATGAATGCTTTTGTTGACTTGCATTGCCATCCAACACTGAAACCTTATGGACAAAGTTTCACTAAAAAGCAAAAGGGAAATAGCAGCGATATTAATGATCGTAACAGCGTATGGTATTACGACCCACCCACTGTTAGCGACAAGCTTCTAAACTATTTAGCTACACTCACACGATTTTCGCAAGCCAATTTTCAAGCCTTATGTTATGGTAATGTTGGCATCATATGCGCAAGCCTTTATCCAATCGAAATTGGATTCTTCAAAAACAAATTGCCGCAAGGAGCAGTGCGAAGAGAGGTAAATAATTTTGTAACCGGAGTAGGAGATAGCCGGGTTGAACAGGTAATAAAAACCAACGATTACTTTACTGATTTGGAGCAGGAGTATAAGTTTCTGCAACAATTGGATGGACAAATTTTTACCATTGACAGCCAGGATTATCAGTACAAATTAATTAGCAGTTATGATGATTTAAATAGCATTCAAGCACAAACTGATAATATATTTACAGTTTGTGTATTGCTTTCAATAGAAGGTGGGCATGCTTTTGGTTGCGGTATTCCGGGTAAGAATGCAAATAAGAAAGTGGTACTGGCAAATGTTGCCAAGGTAAAGAGTTGGCAACACAGGCCGCTGTTTATTGCTATTGGCCATCACTTTTATAACGAGCTATGCGGTCATCCGAAAAGCCTGACAGGAATATTGGGCAAGGTGTGCGATCAATCCGTTGGTATGAATGAGGGAATTACTCCACTTGGATATGAGGTAATTTCGCTCTTGCTTGATAACAAGAATCAGCAACGCATACTTATTGATATTAAGCATATGAGTATTCTTGCCCGCAATCAATACTATCAGCTACTGCGCCAGGAATATGCAGGCCAAAACATTCCAATACTGGTAAGCCATGGTGGCGTAACAGGTATTCCGTCTAATACTAGCAATTGGTTCTTAAATGAAAGTATTAATTTTGACGATACAGACTTGCTTGAAATAGCACGTAGCAATGGCCTCTTTGGCATACAACTGGACGAGCGTAGAATTGGCAGTGAGCAGGAGTTGAAAAAAACGCGAGGCGAAATCTCTCGAAAAAAAATATTGTACAACTGGGCACGCCTTGTTTGGCGACAGATTCAGCATATTGCTGAATTACTCGATCGTAACAATATGTTTGCTTGGGGAATACAATGTATTGGCAGTGATTTTGATGGAATAGTAAATCCAATCAATGGGTACTGGACCGAAGAGGAAATGCAGTTTTTGGATGATTATCTGCTAAAGCACGCTTATAATTTTATAAACAATCCAAATTCATTACGTAACGATTACAATATACTTTCTGCCGAAATGATTGTTAATCTGGTGATGTATGAAAACGCTTCAAGTTTTATTCGTAAAAATTATTAA
- a CDS encoding type IIA DNA topoisomerase subunit B yields MARKNTNAEYNDDSVRSLDWREHIRLRPGMYIGKLGDGTAKDDGIYVLLKEVIDNCIDEFVMGHGKEIDVILNDHTLTIRDRGRGIPLGKVIECVSQINTGAKYDSGAFQKSVGLNGVGTKAVNALSAYFKVQSVRDGKTTIAEFVRGDLTKSQKEIKTDLSNGTTVTFIPDNDVFIDFNFNTEHIERMLNNYAYLNVGLKINFNVVVFQSQNGLSDLLESNMSEEKIYPLVHLRDKDIELAFTHTNAYGEEYYSFVNGQHTTQGGTHQAALREALVKTAREFYKKEFDPNDVRSGIMAALSVRIQEPVFESQTKTKLGSQNTEPNGPSLRNWIVDFVKNSLDNYLHKHPEVAEAWRKKIESSERERKEIAGVRKLANERAKKANLHNKKLRDCRVHLDTKHPDRFETTVFITEGDSASGSITSARDVNTQAVFSLRGKPLNCFGLTKKIVYENEEFNLLQAALNIEDGLEGLRYNKVVISTDADVDGMHIRLLILTFFLQFFPDLVKNGHVYILDTPLFRVRNKKETIYCYTPDEKIKAIEKLGPKPEITRFKGLGEISPDEFKKFIGKKIKLDPVEFGKDTVTHQLLDYYMGKNTPDRQQFIIENLKMEEEPEEALAFLEVGE; encoded by the coding sequence ATGGCCAGGAAAAATACAAACGCTGAATATAATGATGATAGCGTAAGATCGCTCGATTGGCGCGAACATATCCGGTTACGCCCCGGTATGTATATTGGCAAGCTTGGAGATGGTACCGCTAAGGACGATGGGATTTATGTATTACTCAAAGAAGTAATTGACAATTGCATTGATGAGTTTGTAATGGGTCATGGTAAGGAGATAGATGTAATTTTAAATGATCATACGCTAACTATACGCGACCGTGGTCGCGGAATTCCATTAGGAAAAGTTATTGAATGTGTGTCGCAAATTAATACCGGTGCCAAGTACGACAGTGGTGCTTTTCAGAAAAGTGTCGGATTAAATGGAGTAGGTACCAAAGCTGTAAATGCGCTTAGCGCATATTTTAAAGTACAATCTGTGCGCGATGGTAAGACTACCATTGCTGAGTTTGTACGAGGAGATCTTACTAAATCACAAAAGGAAATTAAGACTGATCTGAGTAACGGTACCACCGTAACTTTTATTCCCGATAATGATGTCTTTATCGATTTTAATTTCAATACAGAGCACATTGAGCGCATGCTTAATAATTATGCTTACCTCAATGTTGGGTTGAAAATAAATTTCAATGTGGTCGTTTTTCAATCGCAAAATGGATTAAGCGATTTGCTCGAAAGTAACATGAGCGAAGAGAAAATTTATCCTTTAGTACATCTTAGAGATAAGGACATTGAACTTGCCTTTACGCATACCAATGCCTATGGCGAAGAGTACTACTCGTTTGTTAATGGGCAACATACTACACAAGGCGGTACACATCAGGCAGCATTGCGCGAAGCGCTGGTAAAAACAGCCCGCGAATTTTATAAGAAAGAATTTGACCCGAATGATGTACGCAGTGGTATTATGGCTGCATTAAGTGTACGTATACAGGAACCGGTATTTGAGTCGCAAACAAAAACAAAGTTAGGCTCACAAAATACAGAACCCAATGGACCTTCGCTTCGAAACTGGATTGTAGATTTTGTAAAAAACTCGTTAGACAATTACCTGCATAAGCATCCGGAAGTTGCAGAAGCATGGAGAAAGAAAATTGAAAGTAGCGAGCGCGAACGCAAGGAAATAGCAGGAGTGCGTAAGTTAGCCAACGAGCGCGCCAAAAAAGCTAACCTGCATAATAAAAAATTGCGCGATTGCCGCGTTCATCTCGATACCAAACATCCCGACCGATTTGAAACAACCGTTTTTATAACCGAGGGCGATAGTGCAAGTGGTAGCATCACTTCGGCACGCGATGTCAACACACAGGCTGTTTTTAGCTTAAGAGGCAAACCCCTGAATTGTTTTGGGCTTACCAAGAAAATAGTTTACGAAAACGAAGAGTTTAATTTGCTGCAAGCAGCACTTAATATAGAAGATGGACTCGAAGGCTTGCGATACAACAAAGTAGTAATTTCTACCGATGCTGATGTGGATGGCATGCACATACGTTTACTCATACTTACTTTTTTCCTGCAGTTTTTTCCTGACCTTGTAAAAAACGGTCACGTATATATTCTTGATACTCCTTTGTTTAGAGTGCGCAATAAAAAGGAAACAATTTATTGCTACACACCCGATGAAAAAATTAAAGCGATTGAAAAGTTAGGTCCCAAGCCGGAAATTACCCGCTTTAAAGGTCTTGGTGAAATTTCGCCTGATGAGTTTAAAAAGTTTATTGGAAAAAAAATAAAACTCGATCCTGTTGAGTTTGGTAAAGATACAGTAACACATCAATTACTCGATTATTATATGGGCAAAAACACACCCGACCGTCAGCAGTTTATTATCGAAAATCTCAAGATGGAAGAAGAACCGGAAGAAGCCTTGGCTTTTTTAGAAGTGGGAGAGTAA
- a CDS encoding WbqC family protein, producing MLYQSLQLATAAFPTLEYFYYLKNAQEVFIDATERFIKQSNRNRYHVLGANGISTLTIPVKHQDIFNTTTNKIEIDYHQPWQRQHWQTIRSAYNKSPFFEFMMDDFEKLFFSQPAFLLEYNQQFLEFVIKKNKFTTTWTDMKQGPETPDLSIISNAKSNKLVTDIELEKYLQVFGYKMDFVGNLSVLDYLFNCGNTLANYLT from the coding sequence ATGTTGTATCAATCACTTCAATTAGCTACTGCTGCATTTCCTACGCTCGAATATTTTTATTATCTGAAAAATGCGCAGGAAGTATTTATTGACGCAACCGAGCGATTTATAAAACAATCGAACCGCAATCGCTACCACGTGCTGGGAGCTAATGGAATATCCACATTAACTATACCTGTTAAACATCAGGATATTTTTAACACCACCACTAACAAAATTGAAATAGACTACCATCAGCCATGGCAAAGGCAACATTGGCAAACAATCAGGTCTGCATATAACAAATCGCCCTTCTTCGAATTCATGATGGATGATTTTGAAAAGCTTTTTTTTTCACAACCAGCATTCCTTTTAGAGTACAATCAACAATTTCTGGAATTTGTAATTAAAAAAAACAAGTTTACCACTACGTGGACTGACATGAAACAGGGACCCGAAACTCCAGATTTGAGCATTATTAGTAATGCGAAATCGAATAAACTTGTTACCGATATAGAATTAGAAAAATATCTACAGGTTTTTGGCTACAAAATGGATTTTGTGGGTAATCTTTCAGTTTTAGATTATTTATTTAATTGTGGAAACACTTTAGCCAACTACCTTACCTAA
- a CDS encoding DUF4843 domain-containing protein, translated as MQILLDKKLWIKLVALAALIVCLSYVYKYTAFKNDIKLYADAFELIEYAQEQKSEVIYLGESSNNNYREDDIDKRPISAFLADYFTGVKVTGLTKEASHAQVYYHLLKNIPSSSKVKTVIVTMNLRSFDAFWIYSPLENYIQKSLVFYQPNPPFYNRLMLGLHRYTSFSDSLLVWSYKNSWRNEKLKLPPSIPATNTYDWDSLMNYRGVLNADSTRNNALTDLACNYIKTFAFNIDTANNVRIKDFDAIVKLANERGWNLYFNLMAENVFMADSLVGDELVKIIRENRNLLMQRYNCNGVTVIDNLELVPSDEYIDVDWTTEHYAQQGRQIIAANVANHLRKQYPRQFATPQPKPIEKLTTFYNNCEGNINWSQMQTVTMEEKFAGLKSSYANSVENYTVTLEKPVSLLAPGMSSVVVSFNYLQKTNQVYSMVVIEYLDNESNKKTETKLISELKPITDKWQKLQFKFSLPSDFYSKNTFKVYVYNNSKSKIFIDEFKVLFE; from the coding sequence ATGCAAATTTTGTTAGATAAAAAACTGTGGATTAAACTTGTTGCTTTGGCGGCTCTCATAGTTTGCCTAAGTTATGTATATAAGTACACAGCGTTTAAAAACGATATCAAGTTATATGCAGATGCTTTTGAATTGATAGAATACGCACAGGAGCAAAAATCAGAGGTAATATATCTTGGCGAGTCGAGCAATAATAATTATCGAGAAGATGATATTGATAAACGCCCTATCAGTGCTTTTTTGGCTGATTATTTTACCGGAGTAAAAGTAACAGGACTTACAAAAGAAGCATCGCATGCGCAAGTTTATTATCACTTATTAAAAAATATTCCATCATCTTCAAAAGTGAAAACGGTAATTGTAACAATGAACCTCCGCTCCTTTGATGCCTTTTGGATTTATTCTCCCCTTGAAAATTATATTCAAAAAAGTCTTGTATTCTATCAGCCCAATCCACCATTTTACAATCGGCTTATGCTTGGTTTGCATAGATATACATCGTTTTCCGATAGCTTGCTGGTATGGAGTTATAAAAATAGCTGGCGTAATGAAAAATTAAAATTACCTCCATCAATTCCTGCTACTAATACGTATGATTGGGACAGTTTAATGAACTACCGTGGTGTGCTAAATGCGGATAGTACCCGCAATAATGCGTTAACCGATCTGGCGTGCAATTATATTAAGACGTTTGCTTTTAATATTGATACCGCAAACAATGTTCGCATCAAAGATTTTGATGCAATTGTTAAACTTGCAAATGAGCGAGGCTGGAATTTATATTTTAACCTTATGGCAGAAAATGTTTTTATGGCAGATTCATTGGTGGGAGATGAACTGGTAAAAATTATCAGGGAAAATCGCAACTTGCTTATGCAGCGATATAACTGCAATGGGGTTACAGTTATTGATAATCTGGAGTTGGTGCCAAGTGATGAATATATTGACGTAGACTGGACCACAGAACATTATGCTCAACAAGGTCGACAAATTATTGCAGCTAATGTTGCTAATCATTTACGCAAGCAGTACCCCAGGCAGTTCGCAACACCGCAACCCAAGCCAATAGAAAAGCTTACAACATTTTACAATAATTGCGAGGGTAATATTAATTGGTCGCAAATGCAAACTGTAACCATGGAGGAAAAGTTTGCAGGACTTAAATCTTCGTACGCGAATAGCGTGGAGAATTATACCGTTACACTTGAAAAACCGGTAAGCCTCTTAGCCCCGGGCATGTCAAGCGTAGTCGTATCATTCAATTATTTGCAAAAGACAAATCAGGTTTATTCGATGGTAGTAATTGAATATCTTGATAATGAAAGCAACAAAAAAACTGAAACAAAACTGATTTCAGAGTTGAAACCAATTACTGATAAATGGCAAAAACTTCAGTTTAAATTTTCTTTACCCAGTGATTTTTATTCAAAGAATACATTTAAGGTGTATGTCTATAACAACAGTAAGAGTAAAATATTTATCGATGAATTCAAAGTCTTGTTTGAATAA